The nucleotide window CACATTAAAAGCTTCCAGGGTTCTTGTTGCTTTCagttgtaatattatttattcttcttcGTGCTTGtatttaaattcttaatttccGGAGAATACAATTCTAACCCATTTAGAAATTTGACCAAGCATATAACTCTGggaaatttaaatacaaaaatattctgAAACTGTGTCTCTTGCGTTCTTAGAGGAACAGAATGTTCCTATTGCctataaaatgtttcaattcaatatataaatcaaaatcattggTCCCCCTTGGCTTTTAGAAAGTAATAAGTTAGTGGGCACTTTGACATATTTAAATCAAGCCACCTACCACTTAAACAGAGCAGCCTATAAAGATCGAATTCCAACGAAGCGCACACGGCAAAAAGACAACCAGCCAGTGGAATTCAAGAGATATCATCCCAACCAAGCACAACACAAATGCTATCTTCCTTCCCCGATAACCTTGACCGCCATTGCAACACTTTAAATAGAGCTCTTCTCGTCATTTCCGATTCTCTTCGAGTTGCAAGAACTTGAATTCAGCACTAACCGTATTGCATGCAGGTAcgttcattatattatattatgatttatcaAGTTTTGTTTGGGGTTATtctggtaatttatttttttatttagtattatcttatttaatttaaaataataaaaaattataatttttttataatgtgataaataatataaaatatttttattataacttcattttaaatattaaaaaattatcaaaataaatttattacaaagttgtaagttaaaatttttattaaacttcATCTTAAGTTTGGTTATGGTGGAAATTAGAATTTTCTATCTCTCATGGGTGTAGGTGAGCGTGATctaaatttgggtggaaaatagtctctTCCCTTTCATAAATCAGATGTCAATTGAAGATGTTTAGTAGTGTTTTGAAATTACAAACTACTCTTTCATCGAACTTTCCGCGTTGCCTACTATGTAATCCTAGGTTTGACTCACAACCACAACAAGTCTTTTCCCACCAAATGGGAGGCCAAAAACAAATTCTCTTGTGGAAAATTGCAAAGCCGCCACCACCTCGCCAATTGTATCAATAAAAGTATacgtatttaattttatatttaattaattatctaaataatataccattaaatattaatatattatctaaatttttaattaagtatttataattaaatatatattattaattatatgataatatattatttaaatatattattagatatttgaAAGTTGTGCTTATAACATTGCTTACTCAATataattaggccaaatgactattttccacccaaggtttgatgaataAAAGATTTCCACTTGTTAGGTTTGGAAAAATCAATTTCTCACTCCTCTATtaaatttctaacaaaatatgtaaattatttttataaatttattgaaaaaaacaaaaaaccccaagccaaattaaactttatttcaaaaattttagtaaataattttatacactaatttatattaatttttaatttaaaataataaaaatattgatacaAATATAGATAGAGTGTCAATGATATAAATCATATGTTTagagttaaattaaatattttgaaatagaagtgttaatgaatttttatggAGGGTTTGAAATTGGAAAAAAGTTTgagtatttttgaaaattttaaatttcagtacACCTCTCATAGTTTCGAATTAATAGTCACATcccaaaatatacaataaaataaagatttaaatgtCACATTACAAACTATTGaggttatattatatttaaaatacatgaAGTGAGTATggtaattttctaaataaaacagaaaaaataaaattaatacttagcaaattttaaaagataacatTGACGTCCACAATACACCTCTATCataatatttagaaaattaaacacaatctcctttgattattaaaattaatagataggtgaaaaattggtttttcaaacttaacatgTGGAAATGTCAttccatcaaaccttgggtgggaatagttaTTGgccatattaattttaaccaaatttgagaattactAATCAAAACAAATCTCATCTTTTATGCCACCATCTTTGAttatatggtttttttttttttttggcaagttGATGATATTTCATAGTCACACGttttattttatacttttagcaaagttttttaattattttaagggtattaaataaaataatatattaatatttttgtattatctttaatcaaatataaaattatttatatctatctagttttatcaatataataataatttatgcttaataatttttaaaataatctatcttaaaataattttttattttgataataaaatattttttaaatcaaatgccccaaaatcttttcaattgaaaaaaggaagcccacaaaagaaaaaataaatataatttgaagaaataaatGTGTTGTGTTGTCATTGCCTTTGCTGGAGCCAGTTTTCTAGAACTATTCAGGGTTTTAATGTGACATTCAGCAATTTTTCTGccaacttttttattttgcatgaaaataaacaaatccGGAAAAATTAAAGGCCGAATTAGGCAACGCCAGATTATTTCACCTTCCATACATGCAACCTTGCACGTCACgataaatttataagaaattagatAGAAGTTTGGTTTTCTATTCACTTTATAGATTTGAGTGAtccatttgtatatataaaggTGGGGCGATAAGAGGTAGGTGTTGTGGTACAAAGATTCCCTGAGTTAAATCAGTGGTAAAGCTTTTGAGCATGCAGTATATATTCTTGATTCTTCGGTgtgttttataatattatgatatattcttTTGATTCTGTTTAAAAGGGTTTCTTAATTGTTGTATGTCTGCAGATCgagaaaattttctcaaataaGTTGAATTTGGCCGCAAAGAGAGAATTTTTGGGTCATTTGAAGTGCTTCCATCTTGGTTTAAGTTATAGAAGAAAAAGGCTTAGACAGGTATGAACTTGTTTCTCTCCCTCACTTTGTCTTTGGTTTCTCGATTTCCCTGAGAAtagttcaattttttatagataaaatggaCTTATTGTGAGTCTTACTAACACATCCCTTTTAGGATTTGGATTGCCAGCCCATAACTATACGAAATTGTTGGCCAGGATTAGTGTCAAACGTATAGAAATTCAACATAATCTGAAATTATGCTCTGTTCAACAAAACATGGCTATTCCCTTTTTTAAGGGATGTAAAAATTGTTGCTCAAACATGTCACAGACTCTATTGTTAATCTTCTTTTCCACTTTCACTGCAAAGATTTTGGTTTCATCATATATAAATTACTTGGTTTTGTTGGAATTCTtgattgttattatttgatcattttgttaattttatccaACAATGGTGGCTGAAAGAAGATTCTGTAAGCATCAATTTATTGAAAGTCTCATCTTCTCCCCTTTTTGTAGCTTTAAGAATTGCAgagttattgatttttttttaacctttccTTTTGGATAGGTTCAGCGAAAATGGTAACTAAAACTGTGGATCTCCGGTCAGATACAGTGACCAAACCAACTGAATCCATGAGGGCTGCCATGGCTACTGCTGaagttgatgatgatgtgtTGACATATGATCCAACCGCCTTCCGCCTAGAATCAGAAATGGCAAAAGTTACGGGAAAGGAAGCTGCTCTATTTGTCCCATCTGGCACAATGGGTAATCTCATTAGTGTGCTTGTTCATTGTGAGATAAGAGGAAGTGAAGTCATTCTTGGGGACAATTctcatatacatatttatgagaATGGAGGCATTTCAACAATTGGAGGTGTGCATCCAAGGACAGTAAAGAACAACAAAGATGGAACAATGGATGTCGATTTAATTGAAGCTGCCATCAGAAATCCAAAAGGGGAGCTCGTCTACCCAACTACTAGGCTTATTTGTTTGGAGAATACACAAGCTAAGTAAGTTTATTTATGACTTTGGTTGTTTCTGAACTAGGCTGCACGTATATTTCTATACACTTCCATCAATATCTGGATACTCCAATTGCATTTGATTGCATTGAATAGGAGAGTTTAGTATTTTTGCAGGTTCTCTTTCTGCTAGTGGATTATTCTGTGTTTTCTTttcacattaaaaattaaagctgATTTATCAATGGTCTGAATTTAGCTAGTATGAGAGATGGAATGGATGGCAGGTGCCTCTtcagtataaaattatttttattgtgatttccATTTAACATCAGTTGAGTGAATATTAGTTTACTCTGTTTCGGAGATTATTGAGAAGCACAATGTCACTTATCCTTCAGTTTCTATGCCTTAGTAAGGAAGATATTATTGCCCATTCTTGATTCTTTTTGGTGCAAAATGGGTGTTGAGTCTCAACAACAAAAAGTTGGCTAACCACTTATGTTTGGAGGAATGTACTTATTGCAGATCCTTTTGAATTTTGAGAATTGTTTCTTCTCTTGAATAAGGCATCATATATCAATCgtaaatgtatatttaatgataaaaatatccATTCAACCAAAAATCTGGGAAAAGGAATTATGGCATATGCTCTGTATTTGCAAAATATTTGTAGATCATCTAACTGGTGTGTTGAAAAAATTGGTATCACCCACATGGTTACATTATTACTCTTCTCTTTGGAATACATTGTATTTGATTATTCTTTTGTCTTTTGTGctacataaatttatatctgGTATCTTAACTGCAGTTGCGGTGGCAAATGCCTTTCTGTAGAATATACAGACAGTGTTGGAGAGCTAGCCAAGAAGCATGGTCTAAAGCTTCACATTGATGGAGCTCGAATTTTCAATGCTGCAGTTGTGagttaatttcttttccttctaaATGTTTTAAGTCTTTACGACTATAACATTCTATGGCATGCCTTTCTATAGTGATGTAATCCAACATGGAAATAGACATAGGAAGCTGATGTCCCTagaattaattttcttgattggtataaaattttaggtttggCATCTTTAAGTGTAagaattaaatatcaataaattctttgttttaaattttaaagtggCTATATATATTTGGTGGTAAAATGTCAGCAACACTAGCTTATATCCAAATTAGAACTATGATTTCCACCGCTTTCACAGGAAGTCTGGGAAAAGCAATCTAGAAACTAAATGCATTTTTGACAAAGAATTGTTTTTAGCAGTGATGGCtgaatgaaaaattgattgaaatggTAATCTGTTACAAAAAATGAACGCTTGGAGTTTATAGAAAACATAATGAAATGTGTTTTTCATTTCTGGAAATCCCAGCTTATTGTGTGGATACAAAACTAACCATAAAAGGGTTACACAAAGAAACTTGGTTTATTTCGTTTCATGGATAACAACCTGAAAAAGCTTATAAAGACATATATATACCACTGAGAAATGTTATTGAGTTGGTTTTGGGGACATTCTTCTAATCCTTGTTCTGATAAAATGACAGGAGAGAAATAGCTTCAATGCTGATGGTTGTCAAACTGATTATTCTAATGAGAtcatttcttttgatttttctggCACTTTGCTCAGCTCTGTTTCAATTGCCCATTTGTTTGTTTAAGTTTGTTGGTAAACAAATTTAGTAATCATTTTAGTGGCATAAATCTGGCCTTTCACATATCAACTGTGTGCGCATCATGCAGTGATCATCTCTGGATATTTTCAGCTCTCATTGTTGTCATTGGATCTtacaaaaatggaaaatttcaatcttatttttgtCAAAACTTCTTGTTGTATCTAATCCACAATAATGTACTGCCAGGCACTCGGTGTAACCGTTCATAGGCTTGTACAAGCTGCTGATTCAGTTTCGGTATGAATACTCATTTCTTatgttatttatgaattttcttATGCAAGTTTGGGTGGGTCTTATCACATTTGGTATAGTTCCTATCATCCATATATCTGCACTTTCTGAATGCATCTAAATTTTTGAACCAGGTATGCCTATCAAAAGGTCTGGGTGCTCCAGTTGGTTCTGTTATTGTTGGTTCCAAAAGCTTTATTGACAAGGTaatggtgaaatttttttagtCAGGATTCCTATCTTCCTCAGAGTTCCCAGAATTTTTTAAGCATTTCCCTCTCTGCTTGTTTAGGCTAGAAGGCTTAGGAAAACCTTGGGTGGTGGGATGAGACAGATTGGCATCCTTTGTGCTGCTGCCTTGGTTGCTTTACAAGAGAATGTTGGAAAGCTTGAGTCTGACCACAAAAAAGCCAAAATACTAGCAGGTAAATAGTTCTCTAGTGTGGGTGTACTGATGAACCTACATCTTTGGTTGATGAAACGGATATTCACTCTCTTTGTTCACTTTATCATAAGTTACTATGACTTTTTAAGTTATTGGATCTCCTTTGGCTGCTGTTATTTGCAGAaggattgaatcaaattaaggGTCTAAGAGTTGATGTTGATTCTGTTGAGACAAATATTGTAAGTGTTTCCTAACCAAAGTTCAGATCTTGGCAagttgttatttgttatatactCAAGGTTGGAGAATTTCTGATAGATTTGCTATTCAATCTTTAAATGAGAAATGAGGCTACAATCTGTTAGTAGGGCTCATATCTAAACTTCAGTCAAGAGTTTTTGAAAAGAGTACTGTATTAATACACACCTCTTTTCCTGCATATTACCAGTTTTTTTTGAAATAGAGGAGGGCGCAAAAATCAAAGGAGACCATCTATGCAAGTTCTTGGAAGAACGTGGTGTACTTTTGATGCCACAAAGCTCAAAGAGGTATGTCAAAATACTCGACCATGATTTTATTCTTCCCATTGTTCGTTTTGAATGTTCAAGTAAGCACTTTATCCACCTAGCTTGAAAGTACATGCTACAAGTTTTTGCAGGGTTTCCAGTTTCTGCTTATATAGAATACAagttaaaacttatttttgaaGGGCTTTCCTGTGTTGCTTTTCTCCCTATTCCAAAAGGTTCTGCAAAACCAAATCAGAGCCATGGCTCTTTAAAGTAGTGGCTCTACATTTCATGTTAATTTCTTCCACAATGATGcatataatgtaaaataaaacgatttgcatttataataagtattaacAGATAccaataatgatatgtcactatatgattggtTAAAACATGCTAATCCTAGTGTATATTTTCATTGATATCAGAATTCGAATTGTTCTCCACCATCAAATTTCTGCTAGTGATGTGCAGTACACATTGTCATGCTTTCAGGTGACTGATACCACATTGTCATCTGTTAATTTCTTCAATCA belongs to Mangifera indica cultivar Alphonso chromosome 2, CATAS_Mindica_2.1, whole genome shotgun sequence and includes:
- the LOC123196721 gene encoding probable low-specificity L-threonine aldolase 1 yields the protein MVTKTVDLRSDTVTKPTESMRAAMATAEVDDDVLTYDPTAFRLESEMAKVTGKEAALFVPSGTMGNLISVLVHCEIRGSEVILGDNSHIHIYENGGISTIGGVHPRTVKNNKDGTMDVDLIEAAIRNPKGELVYPTTRLICLENTQANCGGKCLSVEYTDSVGELAKKHGLKLHIDGARIFNAAVALGVTVHRLVQAADSVSVCLSKGLGAPVGSVIVGSKSFIDKARRLRKTLGGGMRQIGILCAAALVALQENVGKLESDHKKAKILAEGLNQIKGLRVDVDSVETNIVIFFEIEEGAKIKGDHLCKFLEERGVLLMPQSSKRIRIVLHHQISASDVQYTLSCFQQALSGAQAENGN